In Sphingobacterium sp. PCS056, the following proteins share a genomic window:
- the hemL gene encoding glutamate-1-semialdehyde 2,1-aminomutase translates to MTQQNSAHTKTADISREKSAQLFEKAKQYFPGGVNSPVRAFKSVYGTPLFIERGDKAHIWDADENEFIDFCCSWGPLILGHNNDQIREAVTAQLSKGLSFGAPTALENELAELIISNNRFIEKIRFVSSGTEAVMSAIRLARGYTKRDKIVKFEGCYHGHSDSLLVKAGSGLVTFGETSSAGVPKAFADETIVIALNDEEALAAVFEQFKDQIAAVIIEGVPANNGLLLQTKEYIHYLRDITKQNGALLIFDEVITGFRLGFEGAAAYYEVKPDIITYGKIIGGGMPVGAYGASQELMSCISPDGAVYQAGTLSGNPVAMAAGIATCKILTQPDFYKNLNATTASFVSDIRNYIEEKKYEVKIFTIASIFWFAFTDQDAILKASEIDPNSMDFYKKMHRELLNRGIYFGPSGYEVGFISHAHTDADLATAKEHIFAALDLVFG, encoded by the coding sequence ATGACACAACAAAATAGCGCTCACACGAAAACTGCTGATATTTCTAGAGAAAAGTCTGCTCAACTTTTTGAAAAAGCGAAACAATATTTTCCTGGTGGAGTAAATTCTCCTGTCCGTGCTTTCAAATCTGTATATGGTACTCCTTTATTTATTGAAAGAGGAGATAAAGCTCATATCTGGGATGCGGATGAAAATGAGTTTATCGATTTTTGTTGTTCTTGGGGTCCTCTTATTCTAGGCCACAACAATGATCAAATTCGTGAGGCTGTAACGGCACAGTTGAGCAAAGGCTTAAGTTTTGGAGCGCCTACTGCTTTGGAAAATGAATTGGCAGAATTGATTATTTCCAATAATAGATTTATCGAGAAAATTCGTTTTGTAAGTTCGGGAACGGAAGCTGTCATGTCGGCAATACGTTTGGCCAGAGGTTATACTAAACGTGATAAAATTGTAAAATTTGAAGGTTGCTATCATGGTCACTCGGATTCCCTTTTGGTAAAGGCTGGATCTGGATTGGTTACTTTTGGTGAGACTTCTTCTGCTGGTGTACCTAAAGCATTTGCGGATGAAACTATTGTGATAGCATTAAATGATGAGGAGGCTTTGGCAGCTGTTTTTGAACAATTTAAAGATCAGATTGCTGCTGTTATTATTGAGGGAGTCCCTGCCAATAATGGTCTTTTACTTCAAACAAAAGAATATATTCATTATTTAAGGGATATCACCAAACAAAATGGGGCTTTACTCATCTTTGATGAGGTTATCACGGGTTTTCGTTTGGGTTTTGAGGGCGCCGCAGCTTATTATGAGGTGAAACCTGACATCATCACTTATGGTAAAATTATCGGTGGTGGTATGCCGGTAGGTGCCTATGGTGCCTCTCAGGAACTGATGAGTTGTATATCTCCAGATGGTGCCGTATATCAAGCGGGTACTCTTTCTGGCAATCCTGTTGCTATGGCTGCTGGAATAGCAACATGCAAAATCTTAACACAGCCTGATTTTTATAAAAACCTGAATGCAACAACTGCTTCTTTCGTTTCGGATATTCGTAACTACATCGAGGAGAAAAAATATGAAGTAAAAATCTTTACGATAGCTTCTATTTTTTGGTTTGCTTTTACGGATCAAGATGCCATCCTAAAGGCGAGTGAAATCGACCCTAATTCGATGGATTTTTACAAAAAAATGCACCGAGAATTATTAAACCGTGGTATCTATTTTGGTCCTTCAGGTTATGAGGTTGGCTTTATTTCTCATGCGCATACGGATGCTGATTTAGCTACTGCTAAGGAACATATTTTCGCTGCTTTGGATTTAGTTTTTGGATAA